The following proteins are encoded in a genomic region of Nitrospirota bacterium:
- a CDS encoding pilus assembly protein PilP, whose translation MRTATVILIGSVCLLDAVGLVCAEGGMGVRARQMTPLRQDSLKMPSLAEVLRPMSAPPVAEAAVDEKPQPVAPNLSVEPVGTHSYDPSGRRDPFEPVLQQLSLGPIDPTLPPLQRVGLTEMNLIAVVWGAYGYAAMVQTPDGNGYTVRRGTRIGPNNGVVSDVTEKGIVVQERFTDVYGSKQEREYVKLLHPKESAE comes from the coding sequence GTGAGGACGGCAACGGTAATTCTTATCGGATCGGTCTGTCTGCTTGATGCAGTCGGGCTTGTTTGCGCCGAGGGAGGGATGGGTGTTCGTGCCAGGCAGATGACCCCCCTGCGGCAGGATTCGTTGAAAATGCCCTCTCTCGCTGAGGTGTTGAGGCCGATGTCGGCTCCACCCGTTGCCGAGGCAGCCGTTGATGAGAAGCCGCAACCGGTTGCGCCGAATTTGAGCGTGGAGCCAGTGGGCACCCATTCGTATGATCCCTCTGGCCGGCGCGATCCGTTTGAGCCGGTTCTGCAACAGTTGAGTCTCGGGCCGATTGACCCCACATTGCCCCCGCTCCAACGGGTTGGGCTCACGGAGATGAACTTGATCGCGGTGGTCTGGGGTGCCTATGGCTATGCGGCGATGGTCCAGACGCCGGACGGGAATGGCTATACGGTGCGTCGAGGCACGCGTATCGGCCCCAATAATGGCGTCGTGAGTGATGTGACTGAAAAAGGCATTGTTGTGCAAGAACGGTTCACCGATGTGTATGGGAGCAAGCAGGAGCGGGAATACGTCAAGCTCCTTCATCCGAAAGAGAGTGCAGAATGA
- the pilO gene encoding type 4a pilus biogenesis protein PilO, translating into MMNLPVINLDVLRSIPLLQKIGLLLMVLGGILAGFYYYVAEPKSSEIAGLQGTIGTLESEIQLLTIKVKHLDELVAANTQLEIELAKKKERLPPEEEAVMLLKQVSDFGLRLGLDIKLWKPSAKSEDPSKLFVRMPVNVEVSGGYHTAALFFDRINALPRIVTVSGLKMGSPKFEKGRIVTQTVFDLVAYAAPQEAKLAVVDPATPAIPQKK; encoded by the coding sequence ATGATGAATTTGCCTGTTATCAACCTTGATGTCTTGCGGTCCATCCCCTTGCTGCAGAAGATCGGACTGCTGCTGATGGTGCTCGGGGGGATCCTCGCGGGATTTTACTACTACGTGGCCGAGCCGAAATCTTCGGAGATCGCAGGGCTGCAAGGGACGATTGGCACGCTCGAGAGCGAGATCCAGCTGTTGACCATTAAAGTCAAACATCTTGACGAACTCGTTGCCGCCAATACGCAGCTGGAGATTGAGCTTGCGAAGAAGAAAGAACGGTTGCCGCCCGAAGAGGAGGCGGTCATGTTGCTCAAACAGGTATCGGACTTTGGGCTCCGCCTTGGTCTCGACATTAAGCTCTGGAAGCCGAGCGCCAAGAGCGAGGATCCTTCGAAGCTCTTCGTGCGCATGCCGGTGAACGTCGAGGTCTCCGGTGGCTACCATACCGCCGCCTTGTTTTTTGACCGGATCAATGCGTTGCCTCGGATTGTGACCGTGTCCGGCCTCAAGATGGGGTCCCCCAAGTTTGAGAAGGGCCGGATTGTCACGCAGACCGTATTCGACCTTGTTGCCTATGCGGCCCCCCAGGAGGCCAAGCTGGCGGTGGTGGATCCGGCGACGCCGGCGATTCCGCAGAAGAAATAG
- the pilQ gene encoding type IV pilus secretin PilQ yields the protein MTPKLTQTTILVRLLSMAGALSLPMAMTSTEAADLPIADSGLSSRVEEALAKTLTRIDVQRGIDDVRVVISGDGTLSHRVRRLDERRLVIDLPHVVSTLSQSIMPVNHQMLQRVRMGSHPDKMRVVLDLIGQVSYSFEPQGPDLIVTLRGDAGIDALADAEYSRKVAAETITLERPVRKPIKVSASPLAAQPAVAAVHRSSTKFYVRPVQLISDTDSSEKNTPKEDLVVGETRYIGRRISLDFQQAEIGNVLRLIAEVSGFNMVVGEGIKSKVTMKLVSVPWDQALDMILKMNGLGKIRQGNIIWIDSLANLAKQQNEEAQAKDAKAKAEELVDRVFYVRNLQASELMTALRQYLSPRGLMQVSQGSNALIVRDTESKMSVMKQLVDGLDLEVPQVQIEARIVQADTNYSRSLGVQWGMQNVNPLGAPQGVANFRTGTDGTFGHQTSNYLVNLPAAVAGLASTPGVGFTFGRTDGGGALLDVRLSAGEMLGLSKVIAAPKVTTLDKREAKISQGESIPFQTTSLQGTQTTFVDANLELNVTPQITSRDPKEVGKQIMLKVRATRNAVGSRSNPAGPSIDRREANTQVIIRDGETMVIGGVFIDTQSNSSGGIPYLSRVPVLGWLFKNKTESVAKQELLIFLTPSIVKS from the coding sequence ATGACACCTAAGCTGACACAGACAACGATATTGGTTCGCCTCCTTTCGATGGCGGGAGCGCTCAGCCTCCCGATGGCTATGACTTCGACGGAGGCAGCTGATTTGCCTATTGCCGATTCAGGCCTCTCCTCACGAGTCGAGGAGGCGTTGGCGAAGACCCTGACTCGCATCGATGTGCAACGCGGGATTGACGATGTCCGTGTGGTCATCTCGGGGGATGGCACGCTGTCCCATCGGGTGAGGCGCTTGGATGAACGACGTCTGGTGATCGATCTTCCCCATGTGGTGTCCACCCTCAGCCAATCGATCATGCCGGTGAATCACCAGATGCTGCAGCGAGTGCGCATGGGATCTCACCCGGACAAAATGCGCGTGGTCTTGGATCTGATCGGTCAGGTCAGCTACTCGTTTGAACCGCAAGGGCCGGATCTCATTGTCACGCTTCGAGGCGATGCAGGGATCGATGCGCTTGCGGATGCGGAGTATTCCCGCAAGGTTGCGGCCGAAACGATCACGCTGGAGCGGCCGGTACGGAAACCGATTAAAGTGAGCGCGAGTCCTTTGGCAGCACAGCCTGCCGTGGCTGCGGTGCATCGGTCTTCGACGAAATTTTACGTGCGGCCGGTACAGCTGATTTCTGACACGGATTCCAGCGAGAAGAATACGCCGAAGGAAGATTTGGTCGTTGGAGAAACCCGGTATATCGGTCGGCGTATTTCGCTGGACTTTCAACAGGCCGAGATCGGCAATGTGCTGCGCCTGATTGCAGAGGTGAGCGGATTCAATATGGTGGTCGGCGAAGGGATCAAGAGCAAGGTCACGATGAAGCTTGTGAGCGTCCCCTGGGATCAGGCGCTCGACATGATCTTGAAGATGAACGGATTGGGCAAGATCCGGCAGGGCAATATCATCTGGATCGATTCGCTGGCGAACTTGGCGAAGCAGCAGAACGAAGAAGCGCAGGCGAAGGATGCGAAGGCTAAGGCGGAAGAGCTCGTGGATCGGGTCTTCTATGTGAGGAACCTGCAGGCGTCGGAACTCATGACGGCGCTGCGTCAGTATTTGAGCCCGCGAGGGCTCATGCAAGTCAGTCAGGGGTCGAATGCGTTGATTGTTCGGGATACGGAAAGTAAGATGAGCGTGATGAAGCAGCTGGTCGACGGGCTGGATCTGGAAGTGCCGCAAGTCCAGATCGAAGCCAGGATTGTCCAGGCAGATACGAACTATTCCCGTTCGCTCGGCGTGCAGTGGGGGATGCAGAATGTGAATCCGTTGGGAGCTCCCCAAGGCGTGGCGAATTTCAGGACTGGCACTGACGGAACATTCGGTCACCAAACGAGTAACTATCTGGTGAATCTTCCCGCGGCGGTCGCTGGGTTAGCGTCAACTCCTGGCGTTGGGTTTACATTTGGGAGGACTGACGGAGGTGGTGCGCTGTTGGATGTGCGGTTGTCGGCAGGCGAGATGCTCGGTCTGAGCAAAGTCATTGCTGCGCCAAAAGTGACAACGTTGGATAAGCGGGAGGCCAAAATCTCACAGGGAGAATCGATTCCCTTCCAGACGACCTCACTCCAGGGGACTCAGACCACCTTTGTGGATGCAAATCTGGAATTGAATGTGACCCCTCAGATTACCTCTCGTGACCCCAAAGAAGTCGGTAAACAGATCATGCTGAAAGTTCGCGCAACCAGAAACGCGGTGGGGTCCAGGAGCAATCCGGCAGGTCCGAGTATCGATCGCCGCGAAGCCAATACGCAGGTCATCATCCGCGATGGCGAGACCATGGTGATCGGCGGGGTCTTTATCGACACGCAAAGTAACAGCTCGGGCGGTATTCCCTATCTCTCACGCGTGCCTGTTCTGGGATGGCTCTTCAAAAACAAGACCGAGTCTGTGGCGAAGCAGGAGCTTCTCATTTTCTTGACGCCCAGTATCGTGAAGAGTTAG
- the aroB gene encoding 3-dehydroquinate synthase produces the protein MAEQIIPVTLGERSYDIVLHPGLLATVGDRLRTLTTSPKIGVVTDRHVASHYLQGTLRSLRKAGYDPTPIILPPGERTKTLGTIAKVLDVLAQHKFERQSLLLALGGGVIGDITGFAAAIYQRGIPFVQVPTTLVAQVDSSVGGKTGVDHRLGKNLIGAFYQPRAVLIDPLTLRTLPRREWIAGLAEVIKYGIIADEEFFVFLEQEMPALLKLADEPVSHVIKRSCEIKAEVVAGDEREADRRRILNYGHTIGHALESLGGYRGLIHGEAVGIGLVQEADLACHMGLCTREVVERIRSLVQRAGLSEQVSRTAFGPIWKAMQHDKKVVGGQVIGVWPVRIGEVTIQPIEQQICAEWFQVTHGRGRKSSSDSRHGKAPVRRKVRAKRQAI, from the coding sequence GTGGCGGAACAGATTATACCGGTGACGTTGGGGGAGCGGAGTTACGACATTGTGCTCCATCCCGGGCTCCTTGCCACTGTGGGCGATCGGCTCCGCACCTTGACCACCTCTCCGAAGATCGGGGTGGTGACGGACCGGCATGTGGCCAGCCATTATCTTCAGGGCACCCTCCGCTCGCTTCGTAAGGCTGGCTACGATCCCACTCCGATTATCTTGCCGCCTGGAGAGCGCACCAAGACGCTCGGCACCATTGCCAAGGTTCTCGATGTCTTGGCCCAGCACAAGTTCGAACGTCAGTCCCTCTTACTAGCCCTCGGTGGCGGAGTTATTGGCGATATCACCGGCTTTGCCGCCGCGATCTATCAACGAGGCATCCCGTTTGTGCAGGTGCCGACCACGCTGGTCGCGCAAGTCGATTCCAGCGTCGGAGGCAAGACCGGTGTGGACCATCGATTGGGCAAGAACCTGATCGGGGCCTTTTATCAGCCTCGCGCCGTCCTGATCGATCCCCTCACGTTACGCACCCTGCCGCGCCGCGAATGGATCGCCGGTCTGGCTGAAGTAATCAAGTACGGCATTATCGCCGACGAAGAGTTTTTCGTCTTTTTGGAGCAGGAGATGCCAGCGCTCTTGAAGTTGGCGGACGAGCCAGTCAGCCATGTGATTAAGCGATCCTGTGAGATCAAGGCGGAGGTCGTTGCCGGGGACGAGCGGGAAGCGGATCGCCGCCGCATTCTCAACTACGGCCACACGATCGGCCATGCCTTGGAGTCTCTTGGAGGCTATCGCGGGTTGATCCATGGTGAAGCGGTGGGGATCGGCTTGGTGCAAGAAGCGGATCTGGCCTGTCATATGGGGCTCTGCACTCGTGAGGTGGTCGAGCGGATTAGAAGTCTGGTGCAGCGTGCCGGCTTGTCCGAACAGGTCTCCCGAACAGCCTTTGGCCCCATCTGGAAGGCGATGCAGCATGACAAGAAGGTGGTCGGGGGACAAGTCATCGGGGTTTGGCCTGTGCGCATTGGTGAGGTGACGATTCAGCCGATTGAGCAACAGATCTGCGCCGAATGGTTTCAGGTCACACATGGCCGCGGAAGAAAATCTTCGAGTGACAGCCGGCACGGCAAGGCTCCTGTCCGTCGCAAGGTTCGTGCGAAAAGGCAAGCCATATGA